Genomic window (Culex pipiens pallens isolate TS chromosome 3, TS_CPP_V2, whole genome shotgun sequence):
GAACTTAAAATAAAGCTACGAACGAATTAGACTCACATCCCCTAGCTTTTTCGATCTTCTTTCCCCTGCTTTCATTCTCACAAACACATCTGCTCCGCAGCGgtagaaacaaaaacaactgcGCGATAAACGTCGAAATCACTGAATTATTTACCCTCACTCGGTCAACTCGACAAGATTGTTCCAGTCATTCCTCATTATCAGGTCTCAACAAAGAGAACTTGTTTAGAATATTCGCATCAGTGCAGTGCGCTATTACGCACCAAGAACGACGTTGACCTCCTTACTTCACTCCGGAAGCCATCATGGCCAATCCGACGGTTCTGTTCTTAGCTCTTCTGGTTCCGCTTGTGACGGGTCAGATATTCTACTACCAACCGGAGCAGGTTCACCTGTCGTTCGGTGAATCGACCAACGAGATCGTCGTCACCTGGAGCACCTTTTCGCCGACGAATGAGTCCGTCGTGGAGTATGGCATCGGGGGATTAGTGCTGAGGTAAGTCGTGTTCCGTTTTTTTCTGTGGAGGTCGTTGACCCACTGTTGCGAAATCGATTGCTTGCAGTGAAACCGGAACGGAGACCAAGTTCGTGGACGGTGGTCCCCAGCGGCACACGCAGTACATTCACCGGGTTGTGTTGCGGGACCTGCAGCCGTCCTCGCGGTACGAGTACCATTGTGGCAGCAAGGTGGGCTGGTCGGCGGAGTTTTACTTCCACACGGTGCCGGAGGGGGCGGACTGGGCTCCGTCGCTCGCTATTTTCGGCGATATGGGCAACGAGAACGCCGCGTCGATGGCCCGCCTCCAGGAGGACACTCAACGGCACATGTACGACGCCATCCTGCACGTGGGAGACTTTGCGTACGATATGAACTCGGAGAATGCCGCCGTGGGAGATCAGTTCATGAACCAGATTCAGTCAATTGCGGCGTACACGCCGTACATGGTTTGTGCAGGAAATCACGAAGAGAAGTAGTAAGTAAGGAATCGTGGCTTGAAGTTATGTTCTTCTAACTACCCCCTCCTTCCAGCAACTTCTCCAACTACCGTGCCCGGTTCAGCATGCCCAAGGGAACCGACAACCTGATGTACAGCTTCGACCTTGGGCCGGTGCACTTCATCGGCTTCTCCACCGAAGTGTACTATTTCATGAACTACGGCATCAAAACCCTGGTCAACCAGTACGAGTGGCTGCGGCGCGACCTCGAAGAGGCGAACCGTCCGGAGAACCGCGCCGTGCGGCCCTGGATCGTGACCTACGGCCACCGCCCGATGTACTGCAGCAATGCGAACGATAACGATTGCACCCATAGTGAGACGCTGGTGCGCGTGGGCCTGCCGTTCACGCACTGGTTCGGGCTGGAGGATCTCTTCTACGAGCACGGCGTGGACGTCGAGATTTGGGCCCACGAGCACTCGTACGAGCGGCTGTGGCCCATCTACGACTACAAGGTTGGTTGGTTTGCGTTGTCGCACTATCGGTGCAATCCGCACAAGGTTTATCGTTCTCatcgcggcagaatgtcctctgaGTTGAGCAATTCTTTCTGGAACGcctgattttgttttatttttgaaaagttacgtCTACCTACAGTTTTGACAGccgtaatttcaaaaataatgtaactTGTTGTTTCAATTACACGACATTTCAGAACATTTTCTCAACATACCTTTCACTGCCAAAAGTTTCTTAGCCTTGCAATCTTGTGATTCATGCGATAAAACTCATCAAACACCATGTTTCATTTGTTATACTAATGATTTAAAAAGattgttgacaaaattgactaCTGGATGTATTTTGGACGCAACAGTTCGATGCTGTCAACCATGCTTGTGTAAacgccaattaaaaaaaaataacatcaaaatgTCGGTTTTCAGAAAGAATTACTCAATTTTGGAAAACTTATTTTCAGTAAATAACACCAAAATTCGACCAACAGCAGAGTccatacaaacaaacaaacaaactcgaacttttttgtgtttgacagtttgccaaactatACAAACTTGTTTGCTGAAAACTCGCAAAAAAAGCTTAATGTTTTGGCTgatgcacgaagtgatttgattaaatttgccGGCACcttccgcaaacgtcaaaccatacaaaattagAGAGCTTTATGACGATTCGCGtacgcaccatttgattttgctggctggacaaaaatgttgattgattgattgtttgtttatttgatcaattttccTTGGACAGGAAAAGCCACTAGAATGCTGGCATAAAAACCTGCAtcttttcggtaaaaaaatacaataaataaatacaattatAAAGAAAATAATGAACTGCGGCTGAAGACAGAACTCCATCGGTGGAAACCTTTACAGGAGTTCGGATCTGGCTGTTACGGGctggaaagaaaataaaataagaaaaaaaaagaaaaaaagaacctaCGAGATGAATGTGGCAAATGAAAATATAGAATTTAACCTCAAtcgtacgtacacgcaatacatgcgcacggaAAAACCTctatttgtattgatttgacgtttgctgagggtgcccaaaagtttgattattggctgatgcacgaagcgatttgtttaacattttttttggcacCCTCCGCAAACGCCAAACTATACAAAATTGCTGCCAGTTCTATTCCGGGAGAGATTtggaaaaagatccggcagcaatttgtattgatttgacgtttgctgagggtgccggaaagtttggttatgttctgcttgcaaaagacaatGCTGACGTTtcagcaaacaaatgcaggtaaACAAACagagcaggcaaactgtcaaaaagttggtttgtttgtttgtcgaaGGAATTCCATAAACAATCctattaatttacaaaatcatCGACTAAAATAACTTTTAACATGCTTTTATCTCACATCGGTTGTTCGACAGAATCTCATGAAATgtagaattttgttatttttttacaagctcACTAATTTTGGCAAAAGCATTTGGTTCAACAGCTAAAAACATCGGTAAAATTACCCAATTTCCCAGGTCTACAACGGCTCGCACGAGGAACCGTACCGGAACCCGCGGGCCCCAGTTCACTTGGTGACAGGTTCCGCCGGCTGCAAGGAGGGCCGCGAACCGTTCATCCACAAAATCCCCGACTGGAGCGCCATCCACAGCCGCGACTACGGGTACACCCGCATGCGGGCGCACAACCGGACGCATCTGTACTTTGAGCAGATCTCCGTGGACAAGGAGGGCGCGGTCATCGATTCGTTCACCATCGTCAAGGACCGGCACGTGCCGTACAAGCAGCTGCTGGAGGACGACAGCGAGGACGACGCTTAAAAGTCGACAGCGTACTTTGtaatacatttattttattttttagtttgtttttttttgtgctacaAGTTTTAGATCATTCCGGAGGTTTTGGCGAGTTACCAAAGTAATTAAGACGATCTGAGTTATGGCCTTCTCTGTGCTCTGCATAAGATTAGTGCTCTGAATACAGTAAATATACGATTTATCTAAACGCAATCCGGCTTATCACAGATTCTGGGAATACTTTACGGGTTCTTGGGTTTACTTCGTTGATCTCCTCATCGTCGTTAAAAACCTAATGGCAGCTTACGGGTACATTTGCGGTGTAAAGATTATGACATGCAGATGAATTTAATGCAGTTACTATTTTGTTCGTGATGGCACTCTTAAAGCTAGCTTATCGGTAACAAATGTAAGTGGAATGTTGTTTTTCGTTGGCACAAATATTTGTTTCTTgtagaaatatttcaaaacatttagaAAAAGTTTATCGGATTACATTGAGAAGGTCACCAAAATCCTTATGATTCTGTTGGTTGAAACCGATTAAGTAATGGACGGTTATTGAGATTCAAACATCGATTCCGTAAACGTGACCTTTACAGTCGCATCATGCTGACCATCGCCGTTCCGTGGTCCTGCATCCCGTGGTTCCGGTACTCGGCCACGCACGTCTTGGTCAACGGTTTGCCGCTGGGTCGCTGATAGCACGCATTATCGTAGCACCGTTCCAGCTCCTGAACAAAGTCCATGATCAGCCGTTGGGTGCCCCCGTTTGGTCCCACGTAGTAATCGCACTGGTACGAGAAGCGCTTCATGTCCCGAATGCAGCAGTCCAGAAACTCCGAGTTGGCGCTGAACCACTTGTTCAGGCTGGTCAGCTGGATGTGGGCTCGCTCGGCAAGAATTCCCGTCACGTACGTGTCATCGATCCAGAAAAATGGTGTGCGCTCCGACTGGAGCACCAGCTCCCGAGCCGTCCGCTGGTTCGTGATGTAAAGCCAGCCGGACAGATACGGCGGATACACGTCGGCAGGAAACTCATCTCGGCTGACAAACCACTTGTTGGCTTTTAGGCGAATCACCTTTTTGTTGGTGAAGGTGAAACCTGCTAAAAGGTACCGCTGTTCCGGCTTTTGGTGACTGTCCAAATCGGACAGGTAGTTCTGGATGTAGAACGGGTCGTAAACGATGTCGTCATCCATTTTGATCAGGAACTTGGCTTTCCGGCAATGTTCGGTTCCCCATTTCAGACTCATTATGTGTTTGTACGTGAGATTTCTGTAAGCTTCTAGGAACTCTCCTTGTATCAAATCTCCGAAAATACGCTGTTCATCAACGATGGCTTTTTGGACCATAAACTTCTCCCTGCTCGGAATAGCTGccaaggaaaaaatccgtagcAATCCCATCGAGATCAACTTCTGTTGCGAAATAGCTTGTCTGTGAGCCGACCTGAGCGCATCGTTTCCGACGTACGAAGTCACCAGGATAACTCCTAAAACAACAACCATCAACGTCTTCGAATGACCCAGCCCAAATCCCGTAACCACTCACCCAGCAGCTCGGAGAAGCTCCCGTTCTCCTTGCAGATGTCGTTCCCAATTTGGAAGCGAAAGTCCGTCAGATTTACCAACCGCTTGGGATCCGCCGGAGATTCCCGCGTATCGTCGCCCTCGTTGCCATCGGCGCTTTGCAGCAACGTCAGGTAGCCGCGTCCACTGCCGGAACCGGTCGCTTCCAGGGGCTTCAGGAACAGATAGTGCCCGTCGCTGTCCACTTGGAACGAGTAGCGGTAGACCAGGTACAGGATCAGCAGCGCCACGGTGAACGCCAGGAAGCGGTGGAACTTTCGCATGGTGGAGGAAGGAGATCTTTACGAGCTCATTGGGTGGATTAAATTACGGCACTGGTGAATGGAAAATCCTTGGTCGTGGGTGGAGAAACCTTGTTTACGTAAAGATGTAAATAAAACAGATAGGGTTACGTAGCCAATCAGTGGTTGGAACGATTGACACGAAACTACGTTTCCGACTGTTCCAGCAGAATACTCGATGATGTCCCAGCTGGATCTCCGCAACATTACAAGACTGATTTATTTCTCATTCACTCACGCATACGACAACATCGATCCCGAAATCCGGAGATTCAAGCGTAAACAGAGACTCACCTTTCGGACGCAGTGACATCACTGCTTTTCTGTCTTACTAAAACGTCAAAACAAACTTTAGCGCTCGCTAGCTTTGATTACTCGCAAAGTTTGAACTTCCAAAACTGGTCGCTTCCTCCTCGTTCCTTCGCTGTTTCAACTTCAACAATGTCCCGTCGCCGCCGGCTGTCAGAACTTTGACACTTTGCCCCTTTTGTTTTGATTCCTCCCTTTCGTGACGTTTGCTGCACTTGCCGGTTCGTGAAACAGATACGCAACGTACCGTAGAAAAATATGAGACTTTTGATGTAAATAAATCCTAACTAGCGGTACTCTTGCGTCAGTTCCACCGTCCACAAGCAGCTATTTTTAACGGAAGTTAACGTGGGCCCCCGACCTCAAAACGGTTCGTTCCGGTTTCGCTCTGTACACACACAGGCAAGTGTGCAGTTTCGTGTCACGTTCCGTCGTGCGGTAGATCGTgaaaaaatcgagattttttgtcacgtttttttttattgggtgGTTCGGGAATACGAGAAAAACAAGTGACGGCCGGTTTAATCGGGAAGACGTGGTGTGCGGTTGGTACTAAATAGCGGGCGGTTAATCGTAAATAAATAACAATCAAGCAATAAATCTCGCAAGTGTCGCCGCCGGTGGTATTTTGTCGTGCGATACTGACCTAATCAAACAAATCGGTGCGTGCGAGTGTGATTAATCGTGGGTAGATCGAGTGCAAAGGGGAGATCACATTTGGGTTGGGATTTGACCATTTCTGGaagaaattaactaaaaataaaaccattaaatttcaatttcaagtggaaaagaaaatttaagactGAATTTTAAATGTGGGTTACCTAGGGAACATGTGCAATCtgtcctattttttttatagtttgaaagatttgtttattttattttaagccGATTAAGGGACGTATTCGCCTGTtttgcctgaaaaaaaaaaatcactacaaCTACACTCAAGCAAGGGTTGCatgattttgctgaaaattttcctgaaagtatatcagaatccaACACGTTAACATCGCGTGTTATCAAAAAAGTAAAGCACACTAATCTTCTATGTATTGGTGAGGACTGCAGATCGCTGTCAAGTTGTTAAACGCGCAAAACTGATGAGCGCGTTTCATGCATATTTTGACAGAATAGCTATTGTTTAATGTAGCAACCCCAGGATGACAGTTTTGGCAGCATTTCTTTCCTGTGGGTGTAGCGCAGCCAAATCATCGTTTATCTTTTTTTGGGTGTAGTTTAAAGTGTGTTATAAGTGAAACAGTTCTTtcttggttttttgaaaaaacttatttatatttatctaaaaaataggaatttacTGCAACATAAAAGCTAGTGTGTTTTCGTACAATCGTGATATAAAGAAGCAAGTTTCAACCTTCCAACTTGGCTATGACCGGTGCTCCCAGCATGGCTACCTCCAGCGGCAAGAAGCTATCGATGACCAAGCAGAACGAGCTGAACACGCTGGTCGACTCGTTGATAAAGAGTAGCTTTATGAAAACGCCCACCGTAAACGAGCAGTACGCCCAGTACCAGCAGATGTACTCGGTGCTGGAGCGCATCCGCAAGCTGGAATCGGAGCTGAAGCTGAAAACCGGCAACGGAAAGCCCCGCCAGGCCAACATCGAGTCGTTCTGCCAGTGGGCCAAGGAGCACGGTTGCCAGTTTGATGGGATTAAAATTTCCGAATTTTCCGGCTTCGAGCTGGGGCTGGAAGCGACGCGGGACTTCAGCGCGGGGGAAGTGTTTGTGACGGTGCCGCGGAAGCTGATCTTTTCGGTGACGGCCGACAGTAAGATCCCGGACATTATGAAGGACATCCCGGTGatgatggtgcaaaatttgtCCAATTTGATGCTGGCGCTGCTGCTGATCGTGGAGCGCTTCCAGCCGAACAGCGTGTGGAAGCCGTACCTGGACGTGCTGCCGGATCGGTACTCGACGGTGCTGTACTTTACCCCGGCCGATATGGCCGAGTTGAAGGGAACGAGTGCGTTCGTGCCGGCGCTGAACCAGTGCAAAAATATCGCCCGGCAGTACGGGTTCATCAAGAAGTTTATCCAGAGCAAGACGGCACTGCTGAAGGACAACTTTACGTACGATTTGTATTGGTGAGTCAATtgtaattttatatttcattgtattttttttaataaggtgGTTCATATCTTCTTTTGGACCTATTTAGATAAGAGTTCACTCGTTTGCAATCCATTTGAAccaataattttttatttgggtaattctccaccaactcacacagcatttgccccgaccccttttcgatttgcgtgaaactttgtcctaaggggtaacttttgtctctaatcacgaatccgaggtccgttttttgatatctcgtgacagaggggcgatacgaccccttccatttttgaacatgcgaaaaagtggtgtttttcaataatttgcagcctgaaacggtgatgagatagaaatttggtgtcaaagggacttttatgtaaaattagacgcccgatttgatggtgtactcagaattccgaaaaaacgtagttttcatcgaaaaaaacactaaaaaagtttaaaaaattctctcattttccgttacttgactgtacatttttttggaacatgtcattttatgggaaatttaatgtacttttcgaatctacattgacccagaagggtaattttttcatttagaacaaaaattttcattttaaaatttcgtgttttttctaatgtagcagggttattttttagcgtgtaacaatgttctagaatgttgtagatcagacaattacaaaatttttgatatatgaacataaggggtttgcttataaacatcacgagttattgcgattttacgaaaaaaagttttgaaaatgatggtcgtcgttgatcatggccgtttatggtcacccgcgacagacacggacgacgaaacaaagagaaacgcaaaaagtaactttttcaaaacttttttttcgtaaaatcgcgataactcgtgatgtttataagtaaaccccttatgtctacctatcatttttttttgtaattgtctgctctacaactttgtagaatattgttacactctaaaaaataaccctgcaaagttagaaaaaacacaaaattttgaaatgaaaaattttgttctaaatgaaaaaatgacccttctgtgtcaatgtagattcgaaaagtacattaaatttcccataaaatgacatcctccaaaaatttttacactcgagtaacggaaaatgggagaatatttaaaacttttttagtgtttttttcgatgaaaaatacgttttttcagaattctgagtacgccatcaaattgggcgtctaattttacataaaagtccctttgacaccaaatttctatctcatcaccgtttcaggctgcaaattattgaaaaacacctcttttttcgcatgttcaaaaatggaaggggtcgtaccgcccctcctacacgagatatcaaaaatcggacctcggattcgtgatcagggacaaaagtcacCGTCCTAAgggtttcacgcaaatcgaagaggggtcggggcaacttttcccgatttcgtgtgagttggtagagaattacccattttaattatttcacaTGGAATTGTAGCATTTTTAAGCTaagaacgcggtcaagaaaagTCGCGAATTATTTTTGTGACACCCCAAGAAAAGTTCGGTGTGAGCGCGTCTGACACACGCACCCTTGAGATTCTTGGgggaaaaaatacaataaaaatcaaaattcaaaatcgaaaaaaaataaaaaataaaaaatttggttcaaaaactcaaaagttttaaaataaaaaaattaaaaaattgaaaatggctaaatttttgaatccTGAGTGAGAATTAATGTTAGagacaagaattttgaaaaaaaaattcggagaTAAATTTTGgcgaggacttcggataatgaaATACGAATTAggtttaaatccctagatttcCGAATTTTtatccaatgattttttttgaatttttactttttttaatttctaattttGAGATTCCtcagtttttgaatttctaaaattcaattttgaaatttataaatttaaaaagtcagagatagcgattttgacaaccgcaccactacacactcaatcacgAATACCTTAGGTAGAATGCCAtggatcgagctcgagctgtcacaaccctgcgaaatatgttggctgacatatcgggctatagtaaaaaaacagctagaagttgcctgacaaaaaaaaatgctagaaaagatagcagatctgatgcaaacaaaaccccccagctgccatgtaaacatactttgaatgtgttggtaaatttctgactaaaAAGCCTTATGAAAAAGCTGGCAAAAACCCattttacaatcgattttattttttttaagagggcTCGATTTGGACACTTTGGCCtatgattgtaaaaatatcacTTTCAGTTCTCAGCAAGTGCAATTATCATGCCCGAAATCGTATTTCCCACAGCCCTTCTTTCTGTCGCGAAATTCTCAGCAATAAGAATCGCCGGTCTCTATTGCGTGTTTACCCAATCCCGTGTGAcattctctttttctctctcatttCCGCATTCACAATCATTCCTTCTCAACAAGATATAAgccataaaacaaaattttcctacgcagtttaacgggacgtagTGCGTGGTCGCTTCCCAATTACCCTCTGGCGTAATTATATTGTGATTTTCGGAGAAAACAGAAGAATCTTCGGCGAGTGTTCGTGAACGAGGAAAACAAAAAGAGTGATGGAAGGAGAATGCCCAGATTTACATTCTGATATTTTGGTGCaagaatcatcaaatgatacTTTTTTCCATCACTCATTTACAACACTGGTTCTGGCAGGAAAATATTgtttggtttttgatttttttttgtatgttttggaGTACCAAAAATGTATCTTTGGAGCCACAGAGAAGCATGAAcaaaaaatttgccaccgagttatgaatttgaaagattttttttcaaatcgagtttcaagcaaaaacaaaaatcgtttttcgatttatttttaaaaagtgaaaaagtttcaaaagggctgaacattgaatattacgcccattttgaatgttagtattgatttaaataaCCTTGAAAATATTCACGAATGATTTATTTtctaacattgataatcggagcataagtttttttttagatacatcGGCATTTTAAAATTGAGTGCTGTTTGGGTAACACTTAGATCaccttaatttaattatttctttaaGTGGCTGTATCTCAGGAATGAAAATACCAATCTTCAAtgatttttatacaattttaaagtaaattttattaaattttcagaaaaggtgttatttttttagagtttatCTCTTTTTTCGAATAGGCctaatcaatacctacaactttgccgaagacaccaaatccaaatcgatcggaaaattcctccgaaaaatataaattttcgaatgtttacaattcacttttgtatggatagctgtcaaaattgaatggagaattgtacacggaaaaaagtcaactcccaaaatcgtgaattgtgttcatgaatttgagaaccacgaaaaaTTCCCTTCGTAGTTCTTAAATTCATGAAAACAATTCataatttcaggattttttttttgtgaacataaACAAACCTAAGGCAAACCaatgaatgatgcaaaatggcttcttcggtCATAGGGAAGTATCCTGGATAGttttagtcaaataaaaaaagttttttttcaagaaatcatatctcagaatctTGTTATATGgatattttccatttttgtatttgttacgCAAAACATCCtgaaaaaccatagaaaaattattttaggCTGCTTTTTTTTTCCTCGAAATCACTtaaagaaattgtcaaaattttcaaaagaaaacaatggaaatctaggaaaaaaaaaacagttataatTTCCAGGACAGAGTAGGGCTGTGATAATCGCAGTAATTAATTTGGGTGGGACGTGTGTAAACTCTGAGAATTGATAATGTGTAATCATTACTAACCACAGTCGattgcttttgaaaatttaaatgtgaTATTTAATGTGTTCATCCAAACGCctttttcgattttaatttttatttgttctgCTTTCATACCTCCTGCGTTCATAATTGAACTTACACTTTTTTCGAGTGtgctgatttaaataaaaacaatttcgaaCGATAATTGAGTAATGAAGATGAATGGTTAATGAATGCGTTGTGggtggtagtttttttttaattcgaacgTTATTAATTAAGTGCTTTAATTTACCGTCCTTACTCAATCAtgttgagttgtttttttttgttacattacGAGCCAGTCTATACAATTTGCTATCTTACACTTTCATCTTGAAATATGATCTTTGTCTTGTCTGCACCACCTGCGTAGTAAATCAATAATGCTAAGTTTCTCGCTCCAGCAGCTTTGAGGCCGAGCTTGTTTGCTTAAACACTAATCGCTACTAGTATTTGCTCATAAATTATCATTAACACTAAATTAAAACGTATCGCCGCAGCCTTGCACTTATCATCTtccatgtttttttcttcttcttcttctttgtaTTGCACATTTTTGCACTTATGCTTCTTTTTTGCTATTAACATAACACGCTGGTTTATGCTCATCCTTAATTAACGTTTTGTTTTGTAGATGTTTCCTTTGCcgcaaaaaaacaaatcttgcaAATCGAGCTGGACATCCATCATCT
Coding sequences:
- the LOC120415325 gene encoding acid phosphatase type 7 yields the protein MANPTVLFLALLVPLVTGQIFYYQPEQVHLSFGESTNEIVVTWSTFSPTNESVVEYGIGGLVLSETGTETKFVDGGPQRHTQYIHRVVLRDLQPSSRYEYHCGSKVGWSAEFYFHTVPEGADWAPSLAIFGDMGNENAASMARLQEDTQRHMYDAILHVGDFAYDMNSENAAVGDQFMNQIQSIAAYTPYMVCAGNHEEKYNFSNYRARFSMPKGTDNLMYSFDLGPVHFIGFSTEVYYFMNYGIKTLVNQYEWLRRDLEEANRPENRAVRPWIVTYGHRPMYCSNANDNDCTHSETLVRVGLPFTHWFGLEDLFYEHGVDVEIWAHEHSYERLWPIYDYKVYNGSHEEPYRNPRAPVHLVTGSAGCKEGREPFIHKIPDWSAIHSRDYGYTRMRAHNRTHLYFEQISVDKEGAVIDSFTIVKDRHVPYKQLLEDDSEDDA
- the LOC120415334 gene encoding beta-1,3-galactosyltransferase 5; translation: MRKFHRFLAFTVALLILYLVYRYSFQVDSDGHYLFLKPLEATGSGSGRGYLTLLQSADGNEGDDTRESPADPKRLVNLTDFRFQIGNDICKENGSFSELLGVILVTSYVGNDALRSAHRQAISQQKLISMGLLRIFSLAAIPSREKFMVQKAIVDEQRIFGDLIQGEFLEAYRNLTYKHIMSLKWGTEHCRKAKFLIKMDDDIVYDPFYIQNYLSDLDSHQKPEQRYLLAGFTFTNKKVIRLKANKWFVSRDEFPADVYPPYLSGWLYITNQRTARELVLQSERTPFFWIDDTYVTGILAERAHIQLTSLNKWFSANSEFLDCCIRDMKRFSYQCDYYVGPNGGTQRLIMDFVQELERCYDNACYQRPSGKPLTKTCVAEYRNHGMQDHGTAMVSMMRL